Genomic window (Bacteroidota bacterium):
AGCGTGCGGCGAGGTGGCATTAATGGGCCCTGCCATTATGTTATTCTCCATCGCATATATAAATACCCTGCACAAATCTTGTAAATGTATCCAACTTGTCATTTGCTTACCACTGCCAAGTGCGGCTCCCATTCCCCATTTAATTGGGGCAGACATCCGTGGTAAAAATCCACCTTCCTTTGCCATTACGATCCCTATTCTAACAGCAACTGTTCTGCAACCTAAATTATCGAAGCGATATGCTTCCTGCTCCCAATGAAAACAGGTATCAGCTAAAAAATCTTTTCCTGCTTCACTGTCCTCATTCAGTTTTTCTCTACCTTTATTGTTATAAATGCCAGTGGCCGATGCGGTTATAAATAGTTCCGGTATATTCTTAGTTTTTTGGGCCAATTGAAAAAGCAAACGATTGCTATATATGCGACTATCATATATCTCATTCTTAAATTTTTTTGTCCAACGTTGTTTGGAAACATTTGCTCCGCTTAAATTTATTACTACGTCAATACCTTGCAAGGCTGTTTCGTCAATTTGAAGATCCATCGGGTCCCATTGGTAGTCGCTCTTCTTATTTCTGCCCAAAGTTTTAACTTGATATCCAATTGCTTTGAAATTTTCTACAAGCTTTTGCCCGATTAAGCCACTGGCACCGGCTATGAGTATGGTTTTATGCATGGTATATTGTATAATTATTTATCTTCCATTTTCTTGTTTAGCCTGTCAATAACAATTCCAAATTGTAAAAAAATTAACATTATTGAAAACAAAAGTTAAACAATGGTGTTTTGATACTTGAATTATGGCAAGATTTTCAATTAGAGATATAGAAAAATTTACGGGTGTTAAAGCACACACTTTGCGTATTTGGGAACAACGCTATAATATACTTACCCCGAAACGTACCGATACAAACATACGATATTACGACGATGCTGACCTAAAACAATTATTGGGGATTTCAATTTTGCTCAATAATGGTTATCGAATTTCGAAAGCGGCTTGCATGTGCCGCACAGAAGTGGATGGTATTGTACGTGAGATTACCGAAAAAAATAGTTCCTCTACCAATCAAATCATGGCCTTGGTATCAGCCATGCTCGAACTGGATGAACAAGCATTTAACAAATTACTTGATACGCAAATATTACAATTGGGTTTTGAAAATACTGTTATAAAAGTATTATTCCCCTTCCTGAAACACTTGGGAATGCTATGGATGACAGGGACAGTGCACCCTGCACACG
Coding sequences:
- a CDS encoding TIGR01777 family oxidoreductase; this translates as MHKTILIAGASGLIGQKLVENFKAIGYQVKTLGRNKKSDYQWDPMDLQIDETALQGIDVVINLSGANVSKQRWTKKFKNEIYDSRIYSNRLLFQLAQKTKNIPELFITASATGIYNNKGREKLNEDSEAGKDFLADTCFHWEQEAYRFDNLGCRTVAVRIGIVMAKEGGFLPRMSAPIKWGMGAALGSGKQMTSWIHLQDLCRVFIYAMENNIMAGPINATSPHAATNEVITKAIAKRIKRKIILPNIPAWVLKILFGEFATELLSDKNVWPEKLLKAGFKFEYENIQDALDDLI